A DNA window from Boseongicola sp. contains the following coding sequences:
- a CDS encoding M24 family metallopeptidase, which yields MFQNFEASSSPDQGPPRLKALRAVLEATELDGFIVPRADAHQGEYVAPADERLAWLTGFTGSAGFAVVLKDDAGIFIDGRYTAQVRDQVDTEHFTPVNWPATRLADWAMARLSDGDCLAFDPWLHTVDEIRQLTKLLEPKGIEITYWDNMVDEVWEDRPARPTAPMRVFPDSIAGKTAAEKCDAVAEDLKAAGHKACVITLPDSICWLLNIRGSDMAHNPLVHCFAVVHDTGSVDLFSDAPADEAVVSHLGARVTRHAYDRLLEFFETLTGKIRIDPKSAPLKVEAHLSGQNQLAPGAPEPVDGPDPCVMPKARKTEAEITATREAHLRDGAAMVEFLAWFDSEAPKGDLTEIDAAKSLEGFRRATNALQEISFDTISGAGPNGAIVHYRVTEDTNRPIRTGELYLVDSGGQYIDGTTDITRTLVVGEPSAEHRAAFTRVLQGMIAISRARFPRGLAGRDLDALARAPLWMAGQDYDHGTGHGVGVFLNVHEGPQRLSRISEVPLEPGMILSNEPGYYKAGAFGIRIENLIVVQEAPKLGDNRDHFDFETLTYAPIDLRLVDPELLGPGEQSWLNSYHHKVRQKLETRVSAEARLWLIDATRPI from the coding sequence ATGTTTCAGAACTTCGAGGCCAGTTCCTCGCCGGATCAGGGACCACCACGATTGAAAGCGCTGCGTGCCGTCCTGGAAGCCACTGAATTGGATGGGTTTATTGTGCCGCGCGCGGACGCCCACCAAGGCGAATACGTAGCCCCAGCCGATGAGCGCCTTGCCTGGCTAACCGGTTTCACCGGTTCCGCCGGTTTTGCCGTCGTTCTAAAAGATGACGCCGGTATTTTTATCGACGGACGTTATACGGCACAAGTGCGCGATCAGGTCGACACCGAGCACTTTACACCCGTTAACTGGCCCGCAACCCGCCTTGCGGACTGGGCTATGGCGCGATTGTCGGACGGCGATTGCCTGGCTTTCGATCCATGGCTGCATACCGTGGATGAGATCCGCCAGTTGACCAAATTGCTCGAACCAAAAGGCATCGAAATCACCTATTGGGACAATATGGTCGACGAAGTTTGGGAAGATCGCCCGGCTCGCCCGACCGCGCCGATGCGCGTTTTTCCAGACAGCATTGCCGGAAAAACCGCTGCCGAAAAATGCGATGCGGTAGCCGAAGATCTGAAGGCAGCCGGGCACAAGGCCTGCGTGATTACGCTGCCGGATTCCATATGCTGGCTATTGAACATCCGCGGCAGTGATATGGCCCATAACCCATTGGTCCATTGCTTTGCCGTAGTTCACGACACTGGAAGTGTGGATTTGTTTTCGGACGCTCCGGCAGACGAGGCCGTAGTTAGCCACCTTGGCGCGCGCGTGACCAGACATGCATACGATAGGCTGCTGGAATTTTTTGAAACTCTGACTGGAAAGATCAGAATTGATCCCAAATCTGCGCCACTTAAGGTCGAAGCACATCTGTCGGGGCAAAATCAGCTCGCACCCGGCGCGCCCGAGCCAGTTGATGGCCCCGATCCCTGTGTCATGCCAAAGGCCCGAAAGACCGAGGCCGAGATCACTGCAACGCGCGAAGCGCACTTGCGCGATGGCGCAGCAATGGTCGAATTTTTAGCGTGGTTTGACAGCGAGGCCCCAAAGGGCGATTTGACTGAAATCGACGCTGCCAAATCACTTGAAGGCTTCCGGCGCGCGACCAACGCGCTACAAGAAATCTCATTTGATACCATCTCAGGCGCCGGTCCAAATGGCGCAATCGTGCATTACCGCGTCACTGAAGACACCAATCGACCGATCAGAACGGGCGAGTTGTATCTTGTTGATTCTGGTGGGCAATACATCGATGGCACGACAGATATCACCAGAACACTGGTGGTTGGCGAGCCGAGCGCAGAACACCGCGCAGCGTTCACTCGTGTGTTACAAGGCATGATCGCCATCAGCCGAGCGCGGTTTCCGCGAGGTCTTGCAGGACGAGACTTGGATGCCCTGGCGCGCGCGCCGCTCTGGATGGCTGGGCAAGACTATGACCATGGCACCGGTCATGGTGTTGGTGTCTTTTTGAATGTTCACGAGGGGCCACAGCGTTTGTCGCGCATCTCCGAGGTTCCGCTTGAACCAGGCATGATCCTGTCGAATGAGCCGGGTTATTACAAAGCCGGTGCGTTCGGCATTCGAATCGAGAACCTGATCGTCGTTCAAGAGGCTCCAAAACTGGGCGATAATCGTGATCACTTTGACTTTGAAACATTGACCTATGCACCGATTGATTTGCGACTTGTCGACCCCGAACTTTTGGGTCCTGGCGAACAAAGCTGGTTGAATTCGTACCACCACAAAGTCCGCCAAAAACTCGAAACCAGAGTATCGGCTGAA